Proteins from one Desulfonema limicola genomic window:
- a CDS encoding cobalamin-dependent protein (Presence of a B(12) (cobalamin)-binding domain implies dependence on cobalamin itself, in one of its several forms, or in some unusual lineages, dependence on a cobalamin-like analog.): protein MQELKQKPLKIISDGSKLIQKPQEDEIEISVFGPGYGESILLHIGMNKWIIVDSCIFPGETNPAPLNYLKEIDIDYSESVKVIAATHWHDDHIKGLSKIFKECRNSEFICSDALKCDEFIELIQVYSDSVISENSGIEEFKLILNEMQERQKKRKNNNVPKFAISDRLLWQDNFEVKGNSIKSEIFSLSPCDAAILSAKLDITSLLPSEGANKRVIPQIKPNHSSVVLWIAVNNFNIMLGTDLEEEGNPYKGWSVIVNSTTRPDGKASFFKIPHHGSKNGHHQEVWEKMLMQNPVSVLTPFARGYKLPTLDDIERICSNTSYAFATGSPAEQKKLKRSNVVEKMIKEFSGQIHLINPSYGHVRYRKKLNSEESSIELFGNSVYLCSVSKEEPIDNLKDIESDEIPYIRKVEELVFWQNIHRQQRRAMQMQEIIAQYNEAIFDTDRDLALQVVNDALEKGISPEDMVFKVIIPAIEQMVKSISENFDANLAQHFIASQIAAEVTENMIARFEKKPASMGNVVIGTAEGDLHSLGKRIVIGCLKTLMIDVFDIGVNVAPEKFVDEAVARNAQVIGISAMMVHTARGENGCLKVREILKERGLEGRIKIIVGGAPFQFDPELYKAVKADAWAKDGITGGKIITELIKEVKS, encoded by the coding sequence TTGCAAGAATTAAAGCAAAAGCCGTTAAAGATTATATCGGATGGAAGTAAATTAATTCAAAAGCCTCAAGAAGATGAAATAGAAATTTCTGTTTTTGGACCCGGCTATGGAGAATCTATTTTACTGCATATTGGTATGAATAAGTGGATCATAGTAGATTCCTGTATATTTCCAGGTGAAACAAATCCGGCACCGTTAAATTATTTAAAAGAAATTGATATTGATTATTCAGAATCTGTAAAAGTTATAGCTGCAACCCATTGGCATGATGATCATATCAAAGGTTTGAGTAAAATTTTCAAAGAATGCAGAAACTCGGAATTTATTTGTTCTGATGCGCTGAAATGTGATGAATTTATTGAATTGATCCAGGTTTACAGCGACAGCGTAATATCTGAAAATTCAGGCATTGAAGAATTTAAATTGATTCTAAATGAGATGCAGGAGCGGCAAAAAAAGAGAAAAAATAATAATGTACCCAAATTTGCAATCTCTGACCGGCTTTTATGGCAAGATAATTTTGAAGTTAAGGGGAATTCTATAAAATCAGAAATTTTTTCATTATCACCCTGTGATGCTGCAATTCTTTCTGCTAAATTAGACATTACAAGTTTGTTACCCAGCGAAGGCGCAAATAAAAGAGTTATTCCTCAAATCAAACCCAATCATTCATCAGTAGTTCTTTGGATAGCCGTTAATAATTTTAATATCATGCTGGGAACTGATTTGGAAGAAGAAGGAAATCCATATAAAGGCTGGTCTGTAATTGTTAATTCAACAACAAGACCGGATGGTAAAGCATCATTTTTCAAAATTCCTCATCATGGCTCTAAAAATGGACATCATCAGGAAGTTTGGGAAAAAATGTTAATGCAAAATCCGGTTTCTGTTTTAACTCCTTTTGCAAGAGGATATAAACTGCCGACTTTAGATGATATTGAGAGAATATGTTCAAATACATCATATGCCTTTGCAACAGGAAGTCCAGCAGAACAGAAAAAATTAAAACGGAGCAATGTTGTAGAGAAAATGATTAAAGAATTCAGCGGACAAATTCACTTAATAAATCCTTCTTATGGTCATGTAAGATATCGGAAGAAATTGAACTCGGAAGAAAGCAGTATAGAATTATTTGGAAATTCAGTTTATCTTTGCTCTGTCTCAAAAGAAGAACCTATTGATAATCTAAAAGATATCGAATCGGATGAAATTCCATATATTCGTAAAGTCGAAGAATTGGTATTTTGGCAAAACATTCACAGACAGCAAAGGAGGGCAATGCAGATGCAGGAAATCATAGCTCAATATAATGAAGCCATTTTTGATACAGACAGGGATTTGGCTCTTCAAGTGGTTAATGATGCACTTGAAAAGGGTATTTCACCTGAAGATATGGTATTTAAGGTTATTATTCCTGCCATAGAGCAGATGGTTAAGTCTATCAGTGAAAACTTTGATGCCAATCTTGCCCAGCATTTTATTGCTTCACAAATAGCAGCAGAGGTTACTGAAAATATGATAGCCAGGTTTGAAAAAAAACCGGCAAGTATGGGAAATGTTGTTATTGGAACTGCTGAAGGGGATCTTCATTCTCTGGGAAAAAGGATTGTTATTGGATGCTTGAAAACCCTTATGATTGATGTTTTTGACATAGGCGTTAATGTTGCTCCTGAAAAATTTGTTGATGAAGCTGTTGCCCGTAATGCCCAGGTTATTGGAATATCTGCCATGATGGTTCATACTGCAAGGGGAGAAAACGGATGCCTGAAAGTGCGGGAGATTCTTAAAGAAAGAGGGCTTGAAGGCAGGATTAAGATAATTGTGGGAGGTGCCCCTTTCCAGTTTGACCCTGAACTGTATAAGGCTGTAAAAGCTGATGCCTGGGCAAAGGACGGGATTACAGGAGGAAAAATCATAACCGAGCTTATAAAGGAGGTGAAATCATGA
- a CDS encoding uroporphyrinogen decarboxylase family protein yields the protein MITGMDRLNAAAKGEKSDRIPVFCSLFDQGQKELGISSEKYFSNGEYIAQAQLKIREKYGHDNLWSLFYVGREAELLGCKKILFSEQGPPNVADFIIKNHEDIHRLQIPEDISLIPAFEQELKCLKILTQEAGGKYPICAYLTASMTLPALLMGMDKWMELLFLGPRDVRDELLEKCSDFFKKHWKACKKAGADIFVYANAFGSTDTVPMKFFKEHSLGWMEKDLENIDKTGLVYYCGSSRLNNVIDIVIEKLGISTLYLSPFDDVAQGKKIVAGRGVTCGVINDIPMIDSSENEIKQEVKRIISAGIKGGKFAFGTIGIPYNTPERNIFAMVEAACKYGGYEYWKK from the coding sequence ATGATTACTGGTATGGATCGTCTCAATGCTGCTGCCAAAGGGGAAAAATCAGACAGGATACCTGTTTTCTGCAGTCTGTTTGACCAGGGACAAAAAGAGCTTGGAATCTCTTCTGAAAAATATTTTTCCAATGGAGAATATATTGCACAGGCACAATTGAAAATAAGGGAAAAATACGGACATGATAACCTGTGGAGTCTTTTTTATGTTGGCAGGGAAGCTGAGTTATTAGGATGTAAAAAAATCCTGTTTTCAGAACAGGGGCCTCCTAATGTAGCTGATTTTATAATAAAAAACCATGAGGATATTCACAGGCTTCAAATTCCTGAAGATATTTCATTAATTCCAGCCTTTGAACAGGAATTGAAATGCCTGAAAATCCTGACTCAGGAGGCAGGGGGAAAATATCCGATATGTGCATATTTAACTGCTTCCATGACCCTGCCTGCACTGCTTATGGGCATGGATAAATGGATGGAACTGCTCTTTCTGGGGCCTCGTGATGTACGGGATGAGCTTTTGGAAAAATGCTCTGATTTTTTTAAAAAACACTGGAAAGCCTGTAAAAAAGCAGGTGCTGATATTTTTGTTTATGCCAATGCCTTTGGTTCAACCGATACTGTTCCCATGAAATTTTTTAAAGAACATTCCCTGGGATGGATGGAAAAAGACCTTGAAAATATAGATAAAACAGGATTGGTTTATTACTGCGGAAGTTCAAGATTAAATAATGTTATTGACATAGTTATTGAAAAACTGGGGATTTCAACCCTTTATCTCAGCCCCTTTGATGATGTTGCCCAGGGTAAAAAAATTGTTGCAGGCCGGGGGGTTACCTGCGGTGTTATTAATGACATTCCCATGATTGACAGTTCTGAAAATGAGATTAAACAAGAGGTAAAAAGGATAATATCTGCAGGTATTAAAGGAGGAAAATTTGCTTTTGGAACCATAGGGATACCTTATAATACACCTGAAAGAAATATCTTTGCAATGGTTGAAGCAGCCTGTAAATACGGGGGGTATGAATATTGGAAAAAATAA